In the genome of Hyphobacterium sp. CCMP332, one region contains:
- a CDS encoding ABC transporter permease yields the protein MDKKISVKRRGTNLLRDSWIWKLAWKDAKKHFDRLFLFIVSVSVGIGALVAINSFNYNLKNDIDRQAKELLAADLVIYSNQPFDTLFINMVDTFEREKGKSARMASMAIFPKNNKTRLVQLVALEGGYPFYGLVETIPRKSLEKLKSGQGALIDETLALQLEVEIGDSVKTGSLTLPIIGLVSSIPGSAGIMSSLSPSVYIPYAFLDSTNLIQYGSRVNYRLYFKAEKGENAEELFGPIKKTTKSLGYGNETVDDRKERVGSALDNMYRFFQLLGFIALILGCIGVASSVHIYVQEKIPSVAVLRCMGATGWQSFWIFFIQASGIGAIGSIIGVLLGNLVQFAIPYVLQDFIPIELNLNFSPQASFTGLGIGLIISLLFAALPLIRVKYVSPLAVLRTSAAELMKSPLLQKILFLLILVLPWVFAVYQTGELIFGTAFYAIMLITIAALAAVSYLLIRLIRKNFPKNWSFVWRQGLANLFRPNNQTSVLTIVIGLGAFMIVTLSLIQNSLLSQLEFSGDKSRSNLILVDIQDYQKDDLLAYVEKNNYPINQMVPVVTIRIDSINGKSSDEIRKDTTDEIPNWALTMEYRVTYRDSLIDSEEIVEGHYINEFKPGDDSLYVSVSERMLKRIDAQIGDEVVWDVQGVPVKSYIGSVRKVDWQRFQTNFTVLFPKGIFEDAPQFYVLLTRAENKMESSQIQKDIVRAFPNVSVLDLSMILRNVDDILSKVSFVIRFMALFSVVTGLIVLAGAVTNGKFVRLKENVLLRTLGASKNQIVQISLVEYAYLGLLSGITGSILALGASFALSIYFFEMVFVPDILSILVIWGSITALCVLIGWLNTRGIFDRSPLEVLRRDV from the coding sequence ATGGATAAAAAGATATCTGTAAAACGTAGGGGGACTAATCTTTTAAGGGATTCATGGATTTGGAAACTTGCATGGAAAGATGCCAAAAAACACTTTGACCGGTTATTTCTTTTTATCGTATCTGTTTCTGTTGGTATCGGTGCATTGGTCGCCATAAATTCTTTTAATTATAATTTAAAAAACGATATAGACCGGCAAGCCAAAGAACTACTTGCTGCCGACCTGGTAATTTATTCCAATCAGCCATTTGATACTTTATTCATAAATATGGTTGACACTTTCGAGCGTGAAAAAGGAAAAAGTGCAAGAATGGCATCTATGGCTATTTTCCCAAAAAATAATAAAACGAGATTGGTTCAATTGGTTGCCCTTGAAGGTGGATATCCTTTTTACGGTTTGGTTGAAACAATACCAAGAAAATCTTTAGAAAAACTGAAGTCCGGTCAAGGGGCCTTGATTGACGAAACGCTGGCCTTGCAACTCGAGGTAGAAATTGGTGATTCGGTGAAAACAGGAAGTCTGACTCTTCCTATTATTGGCCTGGTTTCTTCTATTCCCGGAAGTGCCGGTATAATGTCTTCTTTATCTCCCTCTGTCTATATCCCCTATGCTTTTTTGGATTCTACAAATCTTATTCAGTACGGAAGTCGGGTTAATTACCGGCTGTATTTTAAAGCGGAAAAGGGAGAAAATGCTGAGGAGTTGTTTGGTCCTATCAAAAAAACAACCAAAAGTTTAGGCTATGGAAATGAAACGGTAGATGACAGAAAGGAACGGGTTGGCTCTGCATTGGATAATATGTATCGCTTTTTTCAATTGCTCGGTTTTATCGCTTTGATTTTGGGCTGTATTGGTGTTGCGAGTTCGGTCCATATATATGTTCAGGAAAAAATTCCTTCCGTTGCAGTACTTAGGTGTATGGGTGCTACAGGTTGGCAATCATTCTGGATATTTTTTATCCAAGCCAGCGGTATTGGTGCCATTGGGAGTATTATAGGCGTATTATTGGGAAACCTGGTGCAATTTGCAATTCCTTATGTTTTACAGGATTTTATTCCAATAGAGCTCAATTTAAATTTTTCGCCACAGGCTTCATTCACCGGACTTGGTATTGGCTTAATTATTTCATTATTATTTGCCGCTTTACCTTTGATTAGGGTAAAATATGTTTCCCCACTTGCGGTGTTGAGAACATCTGCCGCTGAATTGATGAAAAGCCCTTTACTTCAAAAAATATTATTTCTCTTGATTCTTGTATTGCCATGGGTCTTTGCGGTCTATCAGACTGGTGAATTGATTTTTGGTACAGCTTTTTATGCCATCATGCTGATTACCATAGCTGCATTAGCAGCTGTTTCATATTTATTAATTCGCTTAATAAGAAAGAATTTCCCAAAGAACTGGTCTTTTGTATGGCGACAGGGTTTGGCAAATTTATTTCGCCCAAACAATCAAACCTCCGTATTGACAATTGTTATTGGCCTGGGTGCATTTATGATTGTCACCCTTTCATTGATTCAAAATAGCCTCCTATCTCAACTTGAATTCAGCGGAGATAAAAGCAGGTCTAATCTAATATTGGTTGATATTCAAGATTATCAGAAAGATGATCTGCTGGCTTATGTGGAAAAGAATAATTATCCTATCAATCAAATGGTGCCGGTTGTAACTATAAGAATTGACAGTATCAATGGTAAATCCTCAGATGAAATTAGAAAAGATACTACCGATGAAATCCCGAATTGGGCATTGACCATGGAATATCGAGTGACCTACCGAGACAGTCTGATTGACTCTGAAGAAATTGTGGAAGGTCATTATATCAATGAGTTTAAACCGGGAGACGACTCACTTTATGTATCGGTAAGTGAACGGATGTTAAAACGCATTGACGCACAAATAGGTGATGAAGTAGTCTGGGATGTCCAGGGTGTGCCTGTTAAAAGCTATATAGGAAGTGTTCGAAAAGTAGATTGGCAACGGTTCCAAACCAATTTTACCGTTCTATTTCCCAAGGGTATCTTCGAAGATGCTCCGCAATTTTATGTTTTACTTACCCGCGCCGAAAACAAAATGGAGTCTTCTCAAATACAAAAAGATATTGTTAGGGCATTTCCGAATGTGTCGGTTCTTGACTTAAGCATGATCCTCAGGAATGTTGATGATATTTTAAGTAAGGTCTCTTTTGTCATCCGGTTTATGGCTTTGTTTTCAGTTGTCACAGGCTTGATAGTATTGGCCGGAGCTGTTACCAACGGTAAATTTGTTAGGTTGAAGGAGAATGTATTGTTGAGAACTTTAGGGGCTTCAAAAAATCAAATTGTTCAAATCAGCCTGGTGGAGTATGCTTATCTGGGACTTCTTTCAGGTATAACCGGTTCAATATTAGCACTTGGTGCTAGTTTTGCCTTGTCCATTTATTTTTTTGAAATGGTTTTCGTGCCGGACATTCTGAGTATCTTGGTAATTTGGGGATCCATCACTGCATTATGTGTACTGATCGGATGGCTAAATACGAGAGGTATTTTCGACCGAAGTCCCCTAGAGGTATTAAGACGTGATGTTTAG
- a CDS encoding ABC transporter ATP-binding protein produces the protein MTEILEVKDLSKTYQTGGQSLTVLNSINFEIKKGDTMSIVGPSGSGKTTLLGLCAGLDTPSTGSVSLAGIKLNDLSEDDRAYVRNQHVGFVFQNFQLLPTLSALENVSIPLELRGEKNTEPRAIELLSRVGLEERLHHYPNQLSGGEQQRVAIARAFMANPDILFADEPTGNLDEETAAIITDLLFNLNKEIGTTLVMVTHNIGLANFTNRILQLKGGDLVSDKLKKA, from the coding sequence ATGACAGAAATCCTGGAGGTCAAAGACCTCAGTAAAACGTATCAAACCGGAGGCCAAAGTCTAACAGTACTGAACTCAATAAATTTTGAAATCAAAAAAGGAGATACAATGTCGATCGTTGGACCATCAGGAAGTGGAAAAACAACCCTTCTTGGTTTATGTGCCGGTCTCGACACGCCGAGTACCGGTTCAGTAAGTTTAGCGGGAATTAAACTTAATGATTTAAGTGAAGACGACAGGGCATACGTGCGAAATCAGCATGTTGGTTTTGTATTTCAAAATTTCCAGCTCTTACCTACTTTGAGTGCACTTGAAAACGTAAGCATTCCTCTTGAGCTTCGGGGTGAAAAAAATACTGAACCCCGTGCCATTGAATTGTTATCTCGCGTGGGATTAGAGGAGCGCCTACACCATTATCCCAATCAACTTTCAGGTGGTGAACAACAGCGTGTGGCTATTGCAAGGGCATTTATGGCCAATCCTGATATTTTATTTGCAGATGAGCCAACGGGAAACCTGGATGAAGAAACTGCCGCTATAATTACCGACCTGCTTTTTAATTTGAATAAGGAAATAGGGACTACTCTTGTCATGGTAACGCATAATATTGGCCTGGCAAATTTCACCAATCGGATTTTGCAATTAAAAGGTGGTGACCTTGTTTCGGATAAGCTTAAAAAGGCATAA
- a CDS encoding arylesterase — MFNIIITFKKTVMNGKIHSINLAVLIILMSTQVFAQEKTILCFGNSLTAGYGLAKEEAWPMLIQEKISQAELKYKVIQSGLSGETSAGGLSRIKWVLKDPIDVFILELGPNDGLRGLPLSQTEKNLQQIIDYVKSKNPEVKIILAGMRVPPNMGPEYSNAFQTLFEKLAINNKATLIPFFLEGVAGNKELNLNDGIHPNKKGQKIVANTVWKYLKPVL; from the coding sequence ATGTTCAATATTATTATCACTTTTAAAAAAACAGTGATGAACGGAAAAATTCACAGTATAAATTTGGCTGTACTTATTATCCTCATGTCAACGCAGGTCTTTGCGCAGGAAAAAACGATTCTTTGCTTTGGTAATTCCTTGACAGCAGGATACGGTCTGGCAAAAGAAGAAGCATGGCCAATGTTGATTCAGGAAAAGATTTCTCAGGCTGAATTAAAATACAAAGTGATACAATCGGGTTTAAGTGGGGAAACTTCGGCAGGCGGATTATCGCGAATTAAATGGGTCTTAAAGGACCCCATTGATGTTTTTATACTTGAATTAGGGCCAAATGACGGATTGCGGGGATTGCCTTTATCTCAAACGGAGAAGAACCTTCAGCAAATAATTGATTATGTAAAATCGAAAAACCCGGAAGTGAAAATTATATTGGCTGGAATGCGTGTGCCACCGAATATGGGTCCTGAATATTCAAATGCGTTTCAAACGCTTTTTGAAAAACTGGCTATTAATAACAAGGCAACACTTATCCCATTCTTTTTAGAGGGGGTAGCCGGAAACAAAGAATTAAACTTAAACGACGGAATTCATCCAAATAAAAAAGGGCAAAAAATCGTGGCAAATACTGTTTGGAAATATTTAAAACCAGTATTATAA
- a CDS encoding OmpA family protein, whose protein sequence is MKSLSLNIPIVLALFIQFLFLQSAKSQNLEEAERLFEEGYFEDAKKSFHDLYYSEMENDFYKYRLALCYLFTQEEEEALRLIVQVGSLEDPSENLHRIFYLARAYHLDHTFGKAIINYQSYIDTYKASLDNFDRTLEAEVVLPAIYGGSAATLEEPISIEDAIKKLIASCEYGIQLSRNPNRVALENAGEVINSERPEYAPVINAAGDELYFSSKIEVEEGEFAERLFHSRMIEQDVWSKPVEIVITEDIFADVAPLYIAPSNDLGLIYDSRSNNGDIFVVEKVNGKWEIGKSFPKSINSKYWEPSASMFPDKNTLIFSSNRPGGYGGLDLYLSKKDDKGKWSEPENLGPVINTAFDEDAPFVLYDEPTIYFSSRGHKDVGGYDVFKSTLEEGNWTSPENLAMPINSAYDDIYFTWTADGRRAYFSSHRMGTKGATDIYYMDFNQISLNVFVKKETENGLEPLENFTVSLEHMKSGEMIDKMNVEIDRGLTVFLAKENDMYMLRIESPGYWKYVESMSLRRGSDLVAYQNKEITLKEDGTPIFVEEDEDVKEEKKTLSTSSVSYESKKPVIKTGQSIEIKGKKYYAGDVLKPKVHFILNVSKEITDYSKRQIDQVVEIMKEHPELNIQIIGHADHTGSTEYNEKISHEREVTVKDYILQKGIEESRLKGTWKGDLDPVIETDKPELLNRRVEFMVVDL, encoded by the coding sequence ATGAAGTCGCTTTCGTTAAATATCCCAATTGTATTAGCCCTGTTTATTCAATTCCTTTTTCTCCAATCTGCAAAATCTCAGAATTTAGAAGAGGCTGAAAGATTATTTGAAGAAGGTTATTTTGAAGATGCTAAAAAAAGCTTTCACGATCTTTATTATTCTGAAATGGAGAATGATTTTTATAAGTACAGATTAGCCTTATGCTATTTATTTACACAGGAAGAAGAAGAAGCGCTTAGATTAATTGTACAGGTGGGTAGCCTTGAAGATCCTTCAGAAAACCTGCACCGGATATTTTATCTTGCCAGGGCCTATCATCTGGATCATACTTTTGGAAAAGCCATTATAAATTATCAGTCGTACATAGATACCTATAAAGCCAGTCTCGATAATTTTGACAGGACTTTAGAGGCGGAGGTCGTGCTTCCTGCAATTTATGGTGGTTCTGCAGCTACACTTGAGGAACCAATAAGTATTGAGGATGCCATTAAAAAGTTAATTGCCTCATGCGAATACGGTATTCAATTGTCACGAAACCCAAATAGAGTTGCTTTGGAAAATGCCGGTGAGGTTATCAACTCTGAAAGGCCTGAATACGCCCCTGTAATCAACGCGGCCGGTGATGAACTATATTTTTCTTCAAAAATAGAAGTAGAAGAAGGCGAATTTGCGGAAAGGCTTTTCCATTCCAGGATGATCGAGCAAGATGTATGGTCAAAACCTGTTGAAATTGTAATTACCGAAGACATTTTTGCAGACGTGGCTCCATTATACATTGCGCCTTCCAATGATTTGGGATTGATCTACGATTCGAGATCAAATAATGGGGACATCTTTGTTGTTGAAAAAGTAAATGGCAAATGGGAGATTGGAAAAAGCTTTCCCAAAAGCATAAATTCTAAATATTGGGAGCCAAGTGCTTCGATGTTTCCTGATAAAAATACATTAATCTTTTCCAGTAACAGACCCGGTGGATATGGAGGCCTTGATTTATACCTCTCCAAAAAGGACGATAAAGGAAAATGGTCCGAACCCGAGAACCTGGGGCCCGTGATCAATACTGCTTTTGATGAAGATGCTCCCTTTGTGCTTTATGATGAGCCTACTATTTACTTTAGTTCGCGAGGCCACAAAGATGTCGGTGGCTACGATGTGTTCAAGTCTACATTGGAAGAAGGTAATTGGACATCACCTGAAAATCTGGCAATGCCAATTAATTCTGCTTATGATGATATTTATTTTACCTGGACAGCAGATGGCAGAAGAGCCTATTTTTCTTCGCACCGGATGGGAACCAAAGGTGCAACCGATATTTATTACATGGACTTTAATCAAATATCTCTAAACGTGTTTGTAAAGAAAGAAACAGAGAACGGACTTGAGCCATTAGAAAATTTTACGGTTTCACTTGAGCATATGAAAAGCGGTGAGATGATTGATAAAATGAATGTGGAAATTGATCGCGGACTTACCGTGTTTCTCGCCAAAGAAAATGATATGTACATGTTGAGAATAGAATCTCCGGGATATTGGAAATACGTAGAATCGATGAGTCTGAGAAGAGGTAGTGACCTGGTTGCCTATCAAAACAAAGAAATCACTCTTAAAGAGGACGGAACTCCAATATTTGTTGAAGAAGATGAAGATGTTAAAGAAGAAAAGAAAACCCTGAGCACATCATCAGTCAGCTACGAAAGTAAAAAACCGGTGATAAAGACAGGTCAGTCTATTGAAATTAAAGGCAAAAAATATTATGCGGGCGATGTCCTGAAACCCAAAGTCCATTTTATACTAAATGTATCCAAGGAAATCACGGACTATTCAAAAAGACAAATTGATCAGGTGGTAGAAATAATGAAGGAACATCCCGAATTGAATATACAGATCATCGGGCATGCCGACCACACGGGAAGTACTGAATACAACGAAAAAATTTCACATGAGAGAGAGGTAACTGTAAAAGACTATATTTTGCAAAAGGGAATTGAAGAGTCGAGATTAAAGGGAACATGGAAAGGCGACCTTGATCCTGTGATTGAAACCGATAAACCCGAATTACTCAACCGAAGAGTCGAGTTTATGGTAGTGGATTTATAA
- a CDS encoding O-antigen ligase family protein: protein MLTDLEKNNIANLFNKNSELKKRLHFYFVSGALMTILLPPEYNNPFLLLIGINALCSNTLVSDFKQAIRNPAVLFPLIFWILYLVSVLYSEDKQTAFKEVEKLAAIGFFPLFFAMGPKIDTFQLEKLKWHFIISVSLLALFTVVYSVSSMFNGGAFEFNWLALSYESLVSGVGVQPLYFSMFIAMALFFLFEIQRVYKTGIAQILLIVLLFIYMIMLSSRMTTLAFFLIFAVYNVILALKNRKFIYQGLSFSFFLITAMVIIVFNPVNKKRFEEALNPKSNYQTDQYGGRSIRIEKWKCSIEVFSQSPVLGVGAGDLKAELLKCYKSRSIDAALFHRFNSHNQYLNTIGQIGLPGLALLILLLIYSAKKAFDYNNDVFLAFVALFALCILSESMFGRRWGIFFFALFYSVFHFFSVPGNNNSIIAWIKAQFKNG from the coding sequence ATGCTTACTGATCTGGAAAAAAACAATATCGCCAATCTTTTTAATAAAAACTCCGAGCTTAAAAAGAGGCTTCATTTTTACTTTGTTTCAGGAGCATTAATGACCATTCTACTACCTCCGGAATACAATAATCCCTTTTTATTGCTCATTGGAATAAATGCTCTATGTAGCAATACTTTGGTATCTGATTTTAAACAAGCCATAAGAAACCCTGCCGTTTTATTCCCTTTAATATTCTGGATTTTATACTTGGTAAGCGTGTTATACTCCGAAGATAAACAGACCGCATTTAAAGAAGTTGAAAAGCTGGCGGCCATCGGTTTTTTCCCATTGTTTTTTGCAATGGGCCCTAAGATTGACACTTTTCAATTAGAAAAGCTGAAATGGCATTTTATAATTTCAGTTTCATTGCTCGCATTGTTTACAGTAGTTTATTCTGTTTCAAGCATGTTTAATGGAGGAGCGTTTGAGTTTAATTGGTTAGCCCTCAGTTATGAAAGTTTGGTAAGCGGTGTGGGGGTTCAACCTTTATATTTCTCCATGTTTATAGCAATGGCCCTGTTTTTCTTATTTGAAATACAAAGGGTTTACAAAACGGGGATTGCCCAAATTCTGCTGATCGTACTCTTATTTATTTACATGATAATGCTATCATCCAGAATGACCACCCTGGCCTTCTTTCTGATTTTTGCGGTTTACAACGTCATCCTGGCATTAAAAAACCGAAAATTTATTTATCAAGGCCTTTCTTTCAGTTTTTTCCTAATAACCGCAATGGTCATTATAGTTTTTAACCCAGTCAATAAAAAACGATTTGAAGAAGCGCTAAATCCAAAATCCAATTATCAAACTGACCAATACGGAGGTAGATCTATCAGAATTGAAAAATGGAAATGTTCAATTGAAGTCTTTTCTCAATCGCCAGTTTTGGGGGTTGGTGCCGGAGATTTAAAAGCAGAGTTATTAAAATGTTATAAATCGCGCTCTATTGATGCAGCGCTGTTTCACAGGTTTAACAGTCATAACCAATATTTAAATACAATTGGTCAAATAGGCTTACCCGGACTGGCTCTTTTGATTTTATTGCTTATTTATTCTGCGAAAAAAGCCTTTGACTATAACAATGATGTGTTTCTTGCCTTTGTCGCTTTGTTTGCCTTGTGTATTCTATCAGAATCAATGTTTGGAAGACGTTGGGGGATATTCTTTTTTGCATTATTCTATTCGGTATTTCATTTCTTCAGTGTTCCCGGAAACAACAATAGTATCATCGCATGGATAAAAGCCCAATTTAAAAATGGATGA
- a CDS encoding undecaprenyl-phosphate glucose phosphotransferase, which translates to MGKQYNRFLRVLYFSGDLVVVNLAFVLAFVIRFNSIELIFDEDYFRPLYYPLFLVYNLSWVLISIGFSFYRPFRFVQTRKLLFNILKVFIFHLAIMTVYFILAERKDISRQFFFSSFLIYLSIMFVWRLGMHFFFRVSQSKGLFQKKVIIVGFGEVGKELYQYFSEHPELGSKCLGFFDASNSKSKEIIGNLDELDDYLISNEIDEVYCSLPDTETQSVEKINEFCQNNLIRFSLIPDFRSFYYKRVKLEFYNNIPVLSTLSDPLTDPFNRFIKRAFDILFSFIVIVFILSWLIPILVIIIKIDSKGPGFFVQSRSGFKNNVFKVYKLRTMVVNQLSDSIQASKDDRRITRIGSLLRKTSLDELPQFFNVLIGEMSIVGPRPHMLFQTAAYSQTIDNYMIRHFVKPGITGLAQVNGYRGETADPALMKTRVKMDKIYIEHWSLWLDIKIIFETALLAFKKQDYAY; encoded by the coding sequence GTGGGAAAACAGTATAACAGGTTTCTTCGAGTTCTTTATTTTTCCGGCGACTTAGTTGTTGTCAATCTGGCTTTTGTACTGGCATTTGTTATTCGCTTTAATTCAATCGAATTAATATTTGATGAGGACTATTTTCGGCCACTCTATTACCCCTTATTTCTTGTATATAATCTGAGTTGGGTTCTTATAAGCATAGGCTTTAGTTTTTACCGCCCTTTTCGTTTTGTACAAACAAGAAAACTATTATTTAACATTTTAAAGGTATTTATTTTTCACCTGGCCATTATGACTGTTTATTTCATTTTGGCGGAGCGAAAAGACATCTCCAGACAGTTTTTCTTTTCTTCCTTCCTTATTTATCTGTCCATCATGTTTGTCTGGCGGTTGGGAATGCATTTCTTTTTTAGAGTATCGCAGAGCAAAGGCTTATTTCAGAAAAAAGTCATAATCGTGGGCTTTGGAGAAGTGGGAAAAGAGCTATATCAGTATTTTTCTGAGCATCCTGAATTAGGATCTAAATGTTTGGGCTTTTTTGATGCCTCAAATTCTAAAAGCAAGGAAATAATCGGGAATTTGGATGAGCTGGATGATTACTTAATATCAAATGAAATAGATGAAGTCTATTGTTCTCTTCCAGATACAGAAACTCAATCTGTTGAAAAAATAAATGAATTTTGTCAGAATAATTTAATTCGTTTTTCGCTAATACCCGATTTCAGGTCATTTTATTACAAAAGGGTCAAACTGGAATTCTATAATAATATTCCCGTATTATCTACTTTAAGTGATCCTTTAACTGATCCCTTTAACCGGTTTATAAAAAGGGCCTTTGATATTCTTTTTTCTTTTATTGTAATCGTATTTATTCTTTCCTGGTTAATTCCAATTTTGGTAATAATTATAAAAATTGATTCAAAAGGGCCCGGCTTTTTTGTTCAAAGCAGGTCAGGATTTAAGAATAATGTGTTTAAAGTGTACAAACTCAGGACCATGGTTGTAAACCAGTTATCCGATTCCATTCAGGCCAGCAAAGATGATAGAAGAATAACAAGGATTGGAAGTTTATTACGAAAAACCAGCCTTGACGAGCTGCCCCAGTTTTTTAATGTTTTAATCGGTGAGATGTCCATAGTTGGCCCCAGGCCACATATGCTTTTTCAAACGGCCGCTTATTCGCAAACCATCGATAATTACATGATCAGGCATTTTGTTAAACCAGGTATTACAGGACTGGCACAGGTAAATGGTTATCGCGGCGAAACAGCTGACCCTGCTCTTATGAAAACCCGGGTAAAAATGGATAAAATTTATATTGAGCATTGGTCATTATGGTTGGATATTAAAATTATATTTGAAACTGCTTTGCTTGCCTTCAAAAAGCAGGATTATGCTTACTGA
- a CDS encoding DUF1972 domain-containing protein: MKKKLKIGILGSRGIPNSYGGFEQFAESLALYLADKGHIVSVYNSSLHPNKEKIWNGINIIPRFDPENKIGTAGQFIYDLNCILHSRKSKFDIILQLGYTSSAIWNFLFSKNSLIVTNMDGLEWKRSKYSKPVQKFLKWSERIAANSGDHLVADSIGIQEHLKSELNKDSTYIPYGARVFNNADKSVLGEYQLVSDKYYLLIARMEPENNIETILEGYCQSKSELPFIVIGSINKSYGAYIKTRFNEKSIRFLGAVYNQEALNNLRYFSKMYFHGHSVGGTNPSLLEAMASSALICAHDNIFNKSILGNDALYFQSESDISNSINNNEIDRKTMLENNLAKIREKFNEPEINSRYENLFLSLCN, translated from the coding sequence ATGAAAAAGAAATTAAAAATTGGGATTTTGGGAAGCCGGGGGATACCAAATTCATACGGTGGATTCGAACAGTTTGCCGAAAGCCTCGCATTGTATCTTGCAGACAAAGGCCATATTGTAAGTGTTTATAATTCAAGCCTGCATCCCAATAAGGAGAAGATATGGAATGGTATAAATATCATTCCTCGTTTTGATCCTGAAAACAAAATCGGCACGGCCGGGCAGTTTATTTACGATTTGAATTGTATTCTTCACTCCCGAAAATCAAAATTTGACATTATTTTACAATTGGGATATACCTCAAGTGCTATCTGGAACTTTTTATTTTCCAAAAATTCATTGATTGTCACAAACATGGATGGTTTGGAATGGAAGCGCAGCAAGTATTCAAAACCCGTTCAGAAATTCTTGAAATGGTCCGAAAGAATTGCTGCCAATAGCGGCGATCACCTAGTTGCAGATTCAATTGGTATACAAGAACATCTCAAATCAGAATTGAACAAAGACTCTACTTATATCCCATATGGAGCACGTGTATTTAATAATGCTGACAAATCCGTATTGGGTGAATATCAACTCGTTTCTGATAAATATTATTTGCTTATCGCCAGAATGGAGCCTGAAAACAATATTGAGACAATTTTGGAGGGCTATTGTCAGAGCAAAAGCGAACTGCCTTTTATTGTGATTGGAAGTATTAATAAAAGCTACGGGGCCTATATAAAAACCCGGTTTAACGAAAAAAGTATTCGCTTTCTTGGTGCTGTTTATAATCAGGAAGCCTTGAACAATTTGAGGTATTTTTCAAAAATGTATTTTCACGGCCATTCTGTGGGAGGCACAAATCCATCATTATTGGAAGCCATGGCCTCCTCAGCATTAATTTGCGCCCATGACAACATTTTTAATAAAAGTATACTCGGCAACGATGCCCTTTATTTTCAAAGTGAATCAGATATATCAAATAGTATTAATAATAATGAAATTGATAGAAAAACGATGCTTGAAAATAATTTGGCCAAGATTCGAGAAAAATTCAATGAGCCTGAAATTAACTCAAGGTATGAAAATCTATTTTTGTCCCTATGTAATTGA
- a CDS encoding glycosyltransferase family 4 protein — MSRIKILVDAHVFDGEFQGSRTFIENIYKALINKYSDKFQFYFAAHNIGTLKIIFGDGNEYLQLKSTNKYSRLLFEYPSLIKQNKIDWAHFQYISPLFKACKYIVTCHDVLFERFPQYFPLSYRLSKHLLFKRSAKNSDLLTTVSRYSKNEIAHFYKINKKDIHITFNGVNNVEVLKTDKPDEAYLLYVSRIEPRKNHHMLLAAMKNLGLFEKGYKLIIVGKESIANTTFNSLKKEILRVHPGSIIIKENISEEEKNNLIDACCLFVYPSSAEGFGIPPLEAALRMKPVICSNKTSMREYDFFGEGHINPENQSELQETILGFLNGHIKTDLGAIAEQIESKYSWDKSADSLAGLILNFNS; from the coding sequence ATGTCCAGAATAAAAATTCTTGTAGATGCGCATGTCTTTGATGGAGAGTTTCAAGGGTCCAGAACATTCATTGAAAATATTTACAAAGCGCTTATCAATAAATATTCGGATAAATTCCAATTTTATTTTGCAGCACATAATATTGGCACACTAAAGATAATATTTGGTGATGGAAATGAATACCTTCAATTAAAGTCTACAAATAAGTATTCGAGATTGCTATTTGAGTACCCAAGTTTGATTAAGCAAAACAAAATAGATTGGGCGCATTTTCAATACATATCCCCTTTGTTTAAAGCCTGCAAATACATTGTAACCTGTCATGATGTGTTATTCGAAAGGTTTCCTCAGTATTTTCCTCTTTCCTACCGACTCAGTAAGCACTTGCTTTTTAAGCGATCTGCTAAAAATTCAGATTTATTAACGACGGTATCCCGGTATTCAAAAAATGAAATAGCTCATTTTTATAAGATTAATAAAAAGGACATTCACATTACCTTTAATGGAGTGAATAATGTTGAAGTGTTAAAGACGGATAAGCCAGATGAAGCATATTTATTATATGTAAGCAGAATTGAACCCAGAAAAAATCATCATATGCTTTTGGCTGCAATGAAAAACCTCGGGCTTTTTGAAAAAGGATATAAACTGATAATCGTAGGAAAGGAGAGCATAGCAAACACTACATTTAATTCTTTGAAAAAAGAAATACTCAGAGTACATCCCGGCTCCATAATTATAAAGGAGAACATCAGCGAAGAAGAGAAAAATAATTTGATCGATGCATGTTGTCTCTTTGTATATCCATCTTCAGCGGAAGGTTTTGGAATACCTCCTTTGGAAGCCGCTTTGAGAATGAAACCGGTCATTTGCTCAAATAAAACGAGCATGCGCGAATATGATTTTTTTGGTGAGGGACATATAAACCCGGAGAATCAAAGCGAGCTGCAAGAGACGATCTTGGGATTTCTAAATGGACATATAAAAACAGATCTGGGGGCAATCGCCGAACAAATTGAAAGCAAATACAGCTGGGATAAAAGTGCCGATTCACTGGCTGGATTAATCTTGAATTTCAATTCATGA